In Polyangia bacterium, the following proteins share a genomic window:
- a CDS encoding PAAR domain-containing protein yields MTEHGGGGQGSSAGLAPRERTAALPASTTPAPPHPLISPTGNVAVDALATLVNRAAEPWQALPSQTPVEKVATVVNGVLGVLNMDIAVDAFNMGVGALSSLVPWPSMPAAVLGMPHIGTPHTHVHPPSLIPPAPPVPLPSIGTVAVGGCVSVLIGGVPAARAGDLGLALTCGTLAPPFEIATGSSSVFIGGSRAARMADITKHCGAATPSEFSSIGAGISAAVGLLNAAASGSAEAAATAIAQTAADTVKAAVAALMGTDPGAPPCLGAVMMGNPTVLIGGFPIPPVENFARAFFQKLLKPLADVLHGAIGKALGKGRLANFFHELVCHTTG; encoded by the coding sequence GTGACAGAACACGGCGGTGGCGGACAGGGATCGTCAGCGGGGCTGGCGCCACGCGAACGGACCGCCGCGCTGCCGGCGTCCACCACGCCCGCGCCACCGCATCCGCTGATCAGTCCGACGGGGAACGTCGCGGTCGACGCGCTGGCCACCCTGGTGAACCGGGCCGCCGAGCCGTGGCAGGCGCTGCCCAGCCAGACGCCGGTGGAGAAAGTCGCCACCGTCGTCAACGGCGTGCTGGGCGTCCTGAACATGGACATCGCCGTCGACGCCTTCAACATGGGCGTGGGCGCGCTGTCGTCGCTGGTGCCGTGGCCATCGATGCCGGCGGCGGTGCTGGGCATGCCTCACATCGGCACGCCGCACACGCACGTGCACCCGCCCAGCCTGATTCCGCCCGCGCCGCCCGTTCCCTTGCCAAGCATCGGCACCGTCGCCGTCGGCGGATGCGTCTCGGTTTTGATCGGCGGCGTGCCGGCGGCGCGCGCCGGCGATCTGGGTTTGGCCCTGACCTGCGGGACGCTGGCCCCGCCGTTCGAGATTGCCACCGGATCCAGCAGCGTGTTCATCGGTGGGTCTCGCGCAGCGCGGATGGCCGACATCACCAAACATTGCGGAGCGGCCACGCCCAGCGAATTCAGCAGCATCGGAGCCGGAATCTCCGCGGCGGTGGGATTGCTGAACGCCGCTGCGTCTGGCTCCGCCGAGGCAGCAGCCACCGCCATTGCCCAGACGGCGGCGGATACGGTCAAGGCGGCGGTGGCGGCGCTGATGGGCACCGATCCGGGCGCGCCGCCGTGCCTGGGCGCCGTCATGATGGGCAACCCCACCGTGCTGATTGGCGGCTTCCCGATCCCGCCCGTCGAAAATTTCGCGCGCGCTTTTTTCCAGAAGCTGCTCAAACCACTGGCCGACGTTCTCCACGGCGCGATCGGCAAGGCACTGGGCAAAGGCCGCCTGGCCAACTTCTTTCACGAGCTGGTCTGCCACACCACCGGCCA